In Gemmatimonadales bacterium, a genomic segment contains:
- a CDS encoding serine/threonine-protein kinase, whose protein sequence is MTDPADKPLAARLGEALGDAYTIEGEIGRGGMGVVYRARDERLQRRVAIKVLPPELAFQKDIRERFTREAQTAAKLSHPHIVPIHTVGEGQGLVYFVMGYVDGESVAGRIRRRGKLPVDEARRIMSETADALSAAHALSIIHRDIKPDNILLEGSRGRVMVTDFGIAKALSSSSGATLTGAGVAIGTPAFMSPEQAAGEREIDGRSDVYSLGVVSYQMLTGELPFTAPTVAGILMKQITEPAPDLRTRRPEVPEDLALAVSRCLEKDPENRWPSADALRRSLESRIVSGYRPTGTTFKGQRAPAPASPRPLAGGRTGAGVGPGRRDLGARPGLGPRPSPGARGDALRRRDPRDRNDKDLVPDTGEPRIVQKARGQFASWAAVSLGCLGINIATGISDPWFLFPMF, encoded by the coding sequence ATGACCGACCCCGCCGATAAGCCGTTGGCGGCGCGGCTCGGCGAGGCCCTGGGCGACGCGTACACCATCGAGGGGGAGATCGGCCGCGGCGGCATGGGGGTGGTCTACCGCGCCCGGGACGAGCGCCTTCAGCGCCGGGTGGCGATCAAGGTGCTGCCGCCGGAGCTTGCCTTCCAGAAGGACATCAGGGAGCGGTTCACCCGCGAGGCCCAGACGGCCGCCAAGCTTTCCCATCCCCACATCGTCCCCATCCACACCGTCGGCGAGGGCCAGGGACTGGTGTACTTCGTCATGGGCTATGTGGACGGGGAGTCGGTCGCCGGGCGGATCCGGCGGCGCGGCAAGCTCCCGGTGGACGAGGCCCGGCGGATCATGAGCGAGACCGCCGACGCCCTCAGCGCCGCCCACGCCCTTTCCATCATTCACCGCGACATCAAGCCGGACAACATCCTGCTCGAGGGGTCCCGCGGCCGGGTGATGGTGACCGACTTCGGGATCGCGAAGGCCCTGTCCTCCTCGTCGGGCGCGACGCTCACGGGAGCCGGGGTCGCGATCGGGACACCCGCGTTCATGAGTCCCGAGCAGGCCGCGGGGGAGCGCGAGATCGACGGCCGGTCCGACGTCTACAGCCTCGGCGTCGTCAGCTACCAGATGCTGACCGGCGAGTTGCCGTTCACCGCACCGACGGTGGCCGGTATCCTGATGAAGCAGATCACCGAGCCGGCGCCGGACCTGCGGACCCGTCGCCCGGAAGTGCCGGAGGATCTGGCACTCGCGGTGAGCCGCTGCCTGGAGAAGGACCCGGAGAACCGGTGGCCCAGCGCGGACGCGCTCCGGCGGTCCCTGGAGAGCCGGATCGTCAGCGGATACCGCCCGACCGGCACCACCTTCAAGGGCCAGCGAGCGCCCGCCCCGGCATCACCCCGGCCGCTCGCGGGCGGCCGCACCGGCGCGGGCGTGGGGCCCGGTCGGCGCGACCTGGGCGCCCGGCCCGGGCTCGGGCCCCGGCCGTCTCCGGGCGCCCGGGGTGACGCGCTGCGCCGCCGCGATCCGCGCGACCGCAACGACAAGGACTTGGTGCCCGATACCGGTGAGCCGCGGATCGTGCAGAAGGCTCGGGGTCAGTTCGCCAGCTGGGCGGCGGTCTCGCTCGGCTGCCTGGGGATCAACATCGCGACCGGCATCAGCGACCCCTGGTTCCTGTTCCCCATGTTC
- the lon gene encoding endopeptidase La: protein MAERLTLPVLPLREVVLFPGVTAPIGAGRPATLRAIEAALATPERLVFAVSQRQNVESVNPDVLYTIGTIAKIGQLQRGLSGMQLLLHGEHRGIAIHYTEKEGYLQAVVREAEEMLPLNAEDAAFVALHREARTRAAELGQKSGLPDEVVQQVLAGVNEPGRFADLVAGYIDITPAQRQLLLETLSVEERLRRVLVHVQRQIGVLDAQEDIKSQVQEELGERQREMFLREQLKTIQRELGEGDERDDLQELREKLEALDLPAEARKEEDRELNRLTRIGRESMESQVIRTFLENIVELPWNVRSKEHLSLPEAQKILDEDHYALGDVKDRVLEFLAVRQLRMQQDAAEKAAEAEEKAGRKADEVAQGESTDTPQATATVPPPNTAVKGNDDDRARGPILLFVGPPGVGKTSVAKSIARAMGRKYVRISLGGARDEADIRGHRRTYVGAMPGRIIHGMKQAGTKNPVFLLDEVDKLGVSFQGDPASALLEVLDPAQNDTFVDHYLGVPFDLSEVLFIATANFIQNIPSPLLDRMEVVDFAGYTEREKREIARKYLIPRQFTENGVSPDQLTITDEALSEVITSYTRESGVRQLEREIGRLARKVARKIAAHEAEQVTIDREMVDDLLGRPKVHPEKMAREDEAGVATGMYYTPTGGDIMFVEASTMRGKGELVLTGQLGDVMKESARAAWTYARSHAAALQIPDEMFDRDIHIHVPAGAIPKDGPSAGVTMASAVVSALSGRAVRHDVAMTGEITLRGRVLPIGGVKEKVLGAVRAGITKIILPKENEPDLEDLPKEVLDKIEVFVVQELGEVLALTLRGATFREGRLLFGDEKNPRDVTPLSGGFRH, encoded by the coding sequence ATGGCCGAACGACTGACTTTGCCGGTGCTGCCTCTGCGCGAGGTGGTACTGTTTCCAGGGGTCACGGCCCCGATCGGCGCCGGGCGACCGGCGACGCTCCGGGCCATCGAGGCGGCGCTCGCGACCCCGGAGCGCCTCGTGTTCGCCGTGAGCCAGCGGCAGAACGTCGAGAGCGTCAACCCTGACGTGCTGTATACGATCGGCACCATTGCCAAGATCGGTCAGCTTCAGCGGGGCCTTTCCGGCATGCAGCTGCTGCTCCATGGGGAGCACCGCGGCATCGCCATCCACTATACCGAAAAAGAGGGCTATCTCCAGGCCGTCGTGCGTGAGGCGGAGGAGATGCTCCCACTCAATGCCGAGGATGCGGCATTCGTCGCCCTGCACCGCGAGGCCCGGACCCGGGCGGCGGAGCTGGGCCAGAAGTCGGGTCTGCCGGACGAGGTGGTGCAGCAGGTGCTGGCCGGCGTGAACGAGCCGGGCCGGTTCGCCGACCTGGTGGCCGGGTATATCGACATCACCCCGGCCCAGCGCCAGCTCCTGCTGGAGACGCTGAGCGTCGAGGAGCGGCTCCGCCGGGTGCTGGTGCACGTGCAGCGTCAGATCGGCGTGCTCGACGCGCAGGAGGACATCAAGTCGCAGGTCCAGGAGGAGCTGGGCGAGCGGCAGCGGGAGATGTTCCTGCGGGAGCAGCTCAAGACCATCCAGCGCGAGCTGGGCGAAGGTGACGAGCGGGACGACCTGCAGGAGCTGCGCGAGAAGCTCGAGGCGCTCGACCTGCCGGCCGAGGCCCGGAAGGAAGAGGACCGCGAGCTCAACCGGCTCACCCGGATCGGCCGCGAGTCCATGGAAAGCCAGGTCATCCGCACCTTCCTGGAGAACATCGTCGAGCTGCCGTGGAACGTCCGCAGCAAGGAGCACCTCTCGCTGCCCGAAGCCCAGAAGATCCTCGATGAGGACCACTATGCCCTGGGGGACGTGAAGGACCGGGTGCTCGAGTTCCTCGCCGTGCGCCAGCTCCGCATGCAGCAGGACGCGGCGGAGAAGGCCGCTGAGGCGGAGGAGAAGGCCGGGCGGAAGGCCGACGAGGTGGCCCAGGGCGAGTCGACCGACACGCCCCAGGCGACCGCCACCGTGCCGCCGCCCAACACGGCGGTGAAGGGCAACGACGACGACCGCGCCCGCGGTCCGATCCTGCTGTTCGTGGGTCCTCCGGGTGTCGGCAAGACCTCGGTGGCCAAGAGCATCGCCCGCGCGATGGGACGGAAGTACGTCCGCATCTCGCTCGGCGGGGCGCGCGACGAGGCCGACATCCGCGGCCACCGGCGCACCTACGTCGGGGCCATGCCGGGGCGCATCATCCATGGGATGAAGCAGGCCGGCACCAAGAACCCGGTGTTCCTGCTGGACGAGGTGGACAAGCTGGGCGTCTCGTTCCAGGGCGACCCGGCGAGCGCGCTGCTCGAGGTGCTCGACCCGGCCCAGAACGACACCTTCGTGGACCACTACCTCGGTGTGCCGTTCGACCTGAGCGAGGTTCTCTTCATCGCCACGGCCAACTTCATCCAGAACATTCCGAGTCCCCTGCTGGACCGGATGGAGGTGGTCGACTTCGCCGGATACACCGAGCGGGAGAAGCGGGAGATCGCGCGGAAGTACCTCATCCCCCGCCAGTTCACCGAGAACGGCGTGAGCCCGGATCAGTTGACCATCACCGACGAGGCGCTCTCCGAGGTCATCACCAGCTACACCCGGGAATCCGGGGTACGCCAGCTGGAGCGGGAGATCGGCCGGCTGGCCCGCAAGGTGGCGCGGAAGATCGCGGCGCACGAGGCGGAACAGGTGACCATCGATCGGGAGATGGTGGACGACCTGCTGGGTCGGCCCAAGGTCCATCCCGAGAAGATGGCCCGGGAGGACGAGGCGGGCGTGGCCACGGGCATGTACTACACGCCTACCGGCGGCGACATCATGTTCGTCGAAGCGTCGACCATGCGCGGTAAGGGCGAGCTGGTGCTCACCGGCCAGCTGGGCGACGTGATGAAGGAGTCCGCCCGGGCGGCCTGGACCTATGCCCGCTCACACGCGGCCGCATTGCAGATTCCGGATGAGATGTTCGATCGTGACATCCACATCCATGTGCCCGCGGGCGCCATCCCCAAGGACGGCCCCTCGGCGGGTGTGACCATGGCCTCGGCGGTCGTCTCGGCGCTGTCCGGCCGGGCGGTGCGCCACGACGTCGCCATGACCGGCGAGATCACTCTGCGCGGCCGGGTGCTTCCCATTGGGGGCGTGAAGGAGAAAGTGTTGGGTGCGGTGCGGGCAGGCATCACCAAAATCATTCTGCCCAAGGAGAACGAGCCCGACTTGGAGGATCTGCCCAAGGAGGTTCTGGACAAGATCGAAGTCTTCGTGGTGCAGGAGCTGGGGGAAGTGCTGGCGCTGACCCTGCGCGGGGCCACCTTCCGGGAAGGCCGCCTGCTGTTCGGCGACGAGAAGAACCCCCGGGATGTGACGCCGTTGTCGGGAGGGTTCCGGCACTAA